In the genome of Aspergillus flavus chromosome 8, complete sequence, one region contains:
- a CDS encoding uncharacterized protein (expressed protein), whose translation MTVRTICAVYVYLGALGATFHTASYSWSLDINDCFLPCEESEWTSISPQAWLDKRKSISKPPIQFSTALAHIMSGQGASPLRLSIFGSYLTLHGIVKHLTSLYQDNWLIDSLPAHVQRIEESLTRWRMCAEQNPEFHCSPRYPSGVIAANALSLYRQAHVRLCGNFRPLRAALTTRNVQSITSRLNDIQVNISSSRTCVKAAWCAIEALQISIVMGMAQAGSISGWHSKLLFNTYSLECCLFLSIWTREQLSRAISDRSSEENDILKTIQETLAEIDLDPAITSKPYSIQLVYAWSLIFKNSATIGLYGIIAEVLKGYADSLRG comes from the exons ATGACTGTAAG AACAATTTGCGCAGTATACGTCTATCTGGGTGCCCTAGGAGCCACCTTTCACACAGCAAGTTACTCCTGGAGCCTGGACATTAATGATTGTTTTCTGCCTTGCGAAGAATCTGAATGGACAAGTATATCTCCACAAGCTTGGTTGGACAAACGAAAGTCCATATCCAAACCCCCTATTCAATTCTCAACCGCTTTAGCCCATATTATGTCTGGCCAGGGTGCATCACCGCTTCGCCTGAGTATTTTCGGATCCTATCTGACATTACATGGAATTGTCAAACACCTCACGAGCCTCTACCAGGACAACTGGCTTATAGATTCATTACCAGCGCACGTACAACGGATTGAGGAATCTTTAACTAGGTGGCGGATGTGCGCCGAGCAGAACCCCGAGTTTCATTGTTCTCCCAGGTACCCTAGTGGGGTGATTGCGGCAAATGCTCTTTCGTTGTATCGTCAGGCTCATGTGCGACTGTGTGGAAACTTCAGGCCCCTGCGGGCGGCCCTGACGACCCGAAACGTGCAAAGTATTACTTCCAGGTTAAATGATATCCAAGTTAACATATCAAGCTCGAGGACATGTGTGAAGGCTGCTTGGTGTGCTATTGAAGCACTTCAGATATCCATAGTAATGGGAATGGCCCAGGCAGGATCCATTTCTGGATGGCActctaaattattattcaACACCTATTCCTTGGAATGCT GTCTGTTTCTAAGCATTTGGACGAGGGAGCAGTTGAGTCGCGCTATATCAGATCGATCTTCCGAGGAAAATGACATTTTAAAAACAATACAAGAAACGCTGGCGGAGATAGACCTAGATCCAGCTATTACGTCCAAGCCATATTCGATACAACTGGTCTATGCCTGGTCCTTGATCTTCAAAAATAGCGCTACAATTGGATTGTACGGCATTATTGCCGAGGTTTTGAAAGGCTACGCGGATAGCCTCAGAGGCTAA
- a CDS encoding uncharacterized protein (expressed protein), whose translation MSANTGLGLTRRDKQCSYCARAFARSEHLSRHERSHRNERPFRCTLCHATFTRQDVFRRHHARYHMGPFPQHHTQGNGIEEQSMSMHPRSRRTPSPITSSAMAPNDTESLISMTHPPATGPVTFVDTPTVSSSTPSLNFPKDLMSSIPSNLEEMSQGDSGANLALRCLTPPLDNHTSTASSSQVVKSLEWKGSFAISEQQWHQLASEQQWHHLASTLNIVRPVENLNDLKIPSRLTLERLLRAFAECFLIYIPCIHMPTWKAELAPPCMIFAMASIGASYYDDDATATSLHCIAQMCIKNHVSEVQLVLRHTP comes from the exons ATGAGTGCCAATACAGGGCTAGGCCTTACGCGTCGTGATAAACAGTGTTCCTACTGCGCCCGTGCATTCGCCCGATCGGAGCATCTTTCCAGGCATGAGCGCTCAC ATCGTAATGAGCGCCCGTTTAGATGTACACTTTGTCATGCGACCTTTACTCGACAGGATGTTTTCAGAAGGCACCACGCAAGGTACCATATGGGACCCTTCCCGCAACATCATACTCAAGGGAACGGCATTGAAGAGCAGTCGATGTCTATGCATCCCAGGTCCAGGCGAACACCTAGCCCCATCACTTCATCGGCCATGGCACCAAATGATACTGAGTCCTTGATCTCTATGACGCACCCTCCTGCCACCGGCCCTGTAACCTTCGTGGATACCCCGACAGTAAGCTCTTCAACCCCATCTCTCAACTTCCCAAAGGATCTGATGTCTTCCATCCCGAGCAATCTGGAAGAGATGTCACAAGGAGATTCGGGTGCCAATCTGGCATTGAGGTGCCTCACACCTCCCTTGGACAACCATACCAGCacagcatcctcatcacaGGTGGTAAAGTCACTGGAGTGGAAAGGCTCCTTCGCCATATCAGAACAACAATGGCATCAGCTAGCTTCAGAGCAACAATGGCATCATCTTGCTTCCACACTCAATATTGTTAGACCA GTCGAAAATTTGAATGACCTCAAAATTCCGAGCCGCTTGACGTTGGAGAGATTACTGAGGGCTTTCGCCGAGTGCTTTCTCATTTACATTCCATGTATTCATATGCCGACCTGGAAAGCAGAGCTCGCTCCACCTTGTATGATCTTTGCGATGGCATCCATTGGCGCCAGTTATTACGACGATGATGCAACTGCAACTTCACTTCATTGCATTGCCCAGATGTGCATCAAGAATCATGTAAGCGAAGTACAACTAGTATTGAGGCACACTCCCTAA
- a CDS encoding putative amino acid transporter — MDIIHRKKEDIGTAANIPSPVGEEDLKPAVTEDAVFGVIEGDGPNYRNLGWVGTSVLMMKTQIGLGVLSIPSAFDTLGLVPGVLCLVAIAIINCWCSYMVGSFKLNHREVYGIDDAAGLMFGPVGREVLGAGFILYLTFVAASGILGISIALNAISTHGACTTIFVAVAAIGVFCLAIIRTLSRVTVIAWGGLACILIAILIVTIGVGVEDRPYAAPPGPWVSDYQIVNNPSFADGISAICTLIFAYGGVPFFFPIIAEMRDPRHYTKSLVACQTVVTVIYVTIGIVVYYYCGSYVASPALGSAGRLIKQIAYGISLPGLLASATICTHLASKHFFVRMLRGSKHLVANTLVHWGTWIGCVLGVAVVAYIIASAIPNFDSLISFIGALLGTLQSFQPSGCMWLYDNWNRGREQRSHKWTLGVCWNVFVVVCGTFLMVAGTYGSVVGIIDSFRTNGGSGVWSCADNSNSV, encoded by the exons ATGGATATCATACataggaagaaagaagatatcGGAACCGCGGCCAATATACCGTCCCCGGTGGGCGAAGAGGATCTTAAACCGGCTGTGACAGAAGATGCCGTATTCGGTGTTATTGAAGGGGACGGCCCTAATTATCGCAAT CTAGGATGGGTAGGAACGTCAGTCCTAATGATGAAAACTCAAATCGGCTTGGGTGTACTGTCTATCCCATCTGCATTTGATACATTGGGCCTGGTGCCTGGAGTGCTTTGCCTGGTTGCAATAGCGATTATCAACTGCTGGTGCAGTTACATGGTCGGCAGCTTTAAGCTCAACCACCGTGAAGTGTATGGTATTGACGACGCGGCTGGGCTCATGTTCGGCCCAGTTGGACGTGAGGTCCTCGGAGCCGGATTCATTCTTT ATCTGACATTTGTTGCTGCTTCCGGTATACTTGGCATCTCGATCGCTCTGAATGCGATCTCAACCCATGGAGCTTGCACAACTATCTTCGTTGCTGTCGCCGCTATTGGGGTGTTTTGTCTTGCAATTATCCGTACTCTGAGCCGCGTGACTGTTATTGCGTGGGGTGGGTTGGCATGTATTCTCATTGCCA TCCTCATCGTCACAATCGGGGTCGGCGTAGAGGACCGCCCTTATGCCGCACCGCCAGGCCCATGGGTTTCAGACTATCAAATTGTCAATAATCCCAGCTTCGCCGATGGAATATCAGCAATTTGTACCCTCATCTTTGCCTACGGCGGTgtaccttttttcttcccgaTCATAGCCGAAATGCGTGATCCTCGTCACTACACAAAGTCCTTAGTCGCATGCCAAACCGTTGTCACAGTGATCTACGTGACAATTGGGATCGTGGTGTACTACTACTGCGGATCCTACGTTGCCTCGCCTGCCCTTGGTTCCGCGGGAAGGTTGATTAAACAGATTGCCTATGGCATTTCTCTTCCGGGTCTATTAGCGAGTGCAACGATCTGTACGCAT CTGGCGAGCAAGCATTTCTTTGTCCGAATGCTGCGAGGGTCGAAACACCTTGTCGCGAATACACTTGTGCACTGGGGGACCTGGATTGGCTGTGTCCTGGGTGTTGCTGTCGTTGCGTACATTATTGCAAGTGCCATTCCTAATTTTGATAGTCTCATCTCTTTTATCGGGGCTTTGCTGGGAACGCTACAGAGTTTCCAACCGAGTGGTTGCATGTGGTTGTATGATAATTGGAACAGGGGGAGAGAACAGCGATCGCATAAGTGGACCCTCGGAGTATGCTGGAAcgtctttgttgttgtctgCGGCACATTTTTGATGGTGGCTGGCACATATGGGTCTGTTGTTGGGATTATTGACTCTTTCAGGACTAATGGTGGATCGGGTGTTTGGTCTTGCGCTGACAACTCCAACTCTGTATAA
- a CDS encoding Aldehyde/histidinol dehydrogenase → MAYGRTGMHSCQPSLLQSGVYTKFLSMLVNTTKKIQVGHDGAIVPCGGKTLTNLPGNLFAPTIISGMIPSMLTSQEEIFGPPLGLYRFKTEEEAVQMANDTSMGLASYFFTKDISLT, encoded by the exons ATGGCGTACGGCCGGACAGGCATGCACTCATGCCAACCGAGTCTACTCCAAAGTGGCGTTTACACCAAGTTCCTGTCCATGCTAGTCAACACCACAAAGAAAATCCAAGTTGGCCATGAC GGTGCAATAGTTCCCTGTGGCGGGAAGACATTGACGAACCTACCTGGAAACCTTTTCGCGCCCACAATCATTTCTGGAATGATACCCTCCATGCTGACGAGTCAAGAGGAGATCTTTGGCCCTCCTCTGGGGCTGTATCGCTTCAAGACAGAGGAGGAAGCCGTCCAGATGGCAAATGATACTAGCATGGGCCTTGCCTCatactt